The following DNA comes from Lepidochelys kempii isolate rLepKem1 chromosome 9, rLepKem1.hap2, whole genome shotgun sequence.
aactgattttttggtcaGGGAAAGGTTTCACATTATCTACCTTTGCCTGTTTATTGACCTGAAAAAGGCTTTTGGGAAAAAGTCAGTGTAAGGCTATGAAGGAGAATGAGGATGTGTACCTTCAGCCTCTACTGTAGGAAGGAGTGAGTCAGGTGGGTATGTATTGTGACACCAAAGGGTCCACATCGCTAGCAACAAGTTATCAACAGTCAGAGGTGGGAGGAAATGGAGAGAGGAAAGAGGGAGCCAGAAAAAAGCCGAACAGGAGGGAAGAGCCTGAGTGGACATTATGGAGATGAATGGAGGAACTCAGGAGAGGCGTATGGAATGAGAAGGGGGAGCTTGGGAGGAGGTCATGCAGCAGGCTGGGGGAACCCGAGGGCAGATCATGGAGCTGGATGGAAGACTCCAGGAGGAAATCACAGACAGGCTATGGGAGCCCAAGGGAAGATCATGGAGCTGGATGGAAGAGCCTGGGAGGAAGGCACAGAGCAAGCTGCGGCAGCCCGAGGGAAGATCATGGAGTTGAGTGGAAGAGCCCAGGCAGAGGTCACAGAGCAGGCTGGGGGAGCCCAAGAGAAGATCATGGAGCTGGATGGAAGAGCCCAAGAAGTGGTCACAGAGCAGACTGTGGGAGCCCAAGGGAAGATCATGGAGTTGGATGGAAGAGCCTGGGTAGAGGTCATGGAGCAGGCTGGAGGAGACAAAgggaagaggatggagctggctGTAGGAGCCCAGGTGGAAGTCACAGAGCTGGATGGAGGAGCCCAGGCAGAGGTCACGGAGCGGGCTTGGGAAGGCCAGGAAGTTGGCATGAAGCTGGTGAAGGACCTGTTGGCAGTGGTTGTCACTTCTGCTCTTCCCCAAGATGAGAAGACAGATTTGGAGTTTGTGACCCTGCAGTTTATGATGGGGGATAATGTACACCTGGTCGGGGAATTGCAGAGCCAACACACAGTGGAAGAGTTTCAACAGGAAGTGTTTGCTAAGTTCCCCATACCAGCATTCCGTGCGACTAGCACAGTGgcctgtaatcaagtgaccagccGCAGGGCTGAGAGAGGCCTCTCACTCCATGAATTCGGCTGCTCCAGGCACCAGGACAGAATCTACTCACAGCTTATCTTCTTCCTGTGCAGAGTCTCCTCCTTGACACGCTGGGTTGGGCTAGACCGATTGCTGGAGATGCTACAGCAGCTGAAGAGATGTACCTAATCCCAGTGGCCCTGGTTGGGGTGATTGTGCAAGCAGACCCAGAGCTGGATCTAGAGCAGGAGGTGAAGGCACTGCGGTGGCTGAAGTCCCTGCTGGTTGGAGTCTTCTGTTGTGATTTGTTGCCAGGCCATGAGGGGACAGAGCAAGAGATGCAGGTTCAGGTGGCTGTCTACCAGTCAGGCTGGCCTCAGTGGGCTCTAGAGGTTAAGAGAGCAGCCTGCCAGGCAATACGAGCAGCCCTGAAGTTCTGaacatattaaagaagttctgtattaaaatcacaaatgagtttgattccccatagtttaaattccagggtattactaattaagaggtctcttggttattggtactgtttctctccctctatgtgtgaaacttgcaagctgctaattgtgttagtacattctaagacagagtctgttctcaaagcaattcacagagagagagactcaaagcaatactctaacaacagaaacagcacccagagactccccgcccttttgttgtattaacaattgtgattaaaatagagatagaggatgtatgtggatggatgcttggtgtggataataactgaatgatcagggaggtgccagcctaagaatccagtgtccatcggctgaagaaggcgtcaagtggaaataaccagaggacccccggagggcagactggaatccacccaacagcctcaagaatgggagaaccaaagaacaagataacatctagcagcagggagccgtcaggaatgtgctatctgctgattgattcagcaacagcatgatgaagcaattcccatagactggcataggaaggaattcctataaaaatagactctaaaaagtgagaactttggggtctgattctgcaaaccatcttccaggagcatcagatgagcatgtgacaaggccctgctccctcctcatgtccaggccacctggccagtggcttggcatgagcaactctaaggctggtaactatgataacaaccttgcagaacctgtgtgtgtgtgtgtttgtgagaatgaatgtgtgaataaatatgagattgaatggaatattatagctataactaactgcttactatgataacaaccttgcagaacctgtgtgtgtgtatatgaatgaatgtgtaaataaatatgagattgaatggaatgttatagctgtaactaactgcttactatgattctttctgtattcgcaataaatgtggtattttgccttttcctctttaataagatgctgctggtttttattttattggtataacaaacaGGCAACATGTGAGGGTGCATCAGTATTACAATGGGTAAGTCTAAGCACAGAGCACATAAGGGGTATGGGTCACAAAAGCTATATGTGGGAGTTggctgaagaagagaagagttggGTACAGGAGGCCTGGGAACAGAACAGAGATGGAAGAAATGAAATATGGTATTCTGGGTCTGGGGGAATGGGACATAGTTACAATACACAGGAGTTGGAACAGGGGAAAATAGGAAGACATGGGAGCAGAGTATGGGCAGGTGGTGAAGAGTACACGGGGAGTGGACAGTGTTGCTGCACGTGGACAAAGCAGGCTCCGCAGGAGATGGAGCATGAATGCTTGTGACAGCCTCACTCCATGCTCCCTTCATCCAAGAGCTGGGTAGGGGGAATGGGAAACACTCATTGCACTTGGAATTGGGCCCAAAATTAAATGGAAGCCAGGCAAAGGTTGTTTTGAATATTTTGAGTGGAAACTTCAGAGCATTAATTTCATGTTAAtggagctccctgcctcagtgtACCCTTCCCCCCAAATAGACTATCCTGTCAGTTTAATCACAAAGCATGCAATGGCTTCACTgcattatattttgcatattttagtCTACTAAGAGGATAAATGTATGTTATTCATAACTAGAGTACTTCAGGATGGCTTCTGTATCTAATGTCATGTCTTTTGTGGGTAAAATGTAACTGCCTGAAGTCTGCAATTAACTCCTTTGTTTAGTTGCAAAGCACAATTTATCAGCTGAACATTTCACTTTACCATCTTCTGTAGCTTGGCTCATATATTTTCACACCTTTCAGAAAAAGCATAGAAAAGACCCAGCAAATTCAGACAGTTCATCCTGTTTTTTGCAGCTTTGAGGCTTATGACCCAGTTGTGGTTTGCCCATGGCAGGAACTTATCTCTGTTCTAAATAGGCTCCTGTTTAGCTCTTTTAAAACAGTGAAAACTTGATATATATCAATAGGTGTGTCTAATGTGAAATTCAATTTCATGGCAATGCATTGAACAGTACAATGTTTGCTTAACAAGCAGAAAGGCCATGCTATTTGCACGTGTGTAATTTGTGAAGTTATATGTGACTGACTGCTGCAAGAAAATATTAAACAGAGAAGGAATACAAATCCAAAACATGCACATTGTCAAACTGAaatgttggacctgtcctgtagtaggtaacttctgggtactcttctggctctgtcaatctgtttcttcacttcagcaggtgggtattgtagttgtaagaatgcttgatagagatcttgtaggtgtttgtctctgtctgaggggttggagcaaatgcggttgtatcgtagagcttggctgtagacaatggatcatgtggtgtggtctggatgaaagctggaggcaggcatagcggtcagtaggtttctggtatagggtttatgtgaccatcgcttattagcactgtagtgtccaggaagtggatctcttgtgtggactggtccaggctgaggttgatggtgggatggaaattgttgaaatcatggttacctactataggacaggcccaacaaagaaaataacagaacgccactagccatcaccttcagcccccaactaaaacctctccaacgcatcatcaaagatctacaacctatcctgaaggacgaacCATCACTCACACAAATCTTAGGAgttaggccagtccttgcttacggacagccccccaacctgaagcaaataccagcaaccacacaccacacaacaaaaccactaacccaggaacctatccttgcaacaaagcccgttgccaactgtgttcacatatctattcaggggacaccatcatagggcctaatcacatcagccacactatcagaggctcgttcacctgcacatctaccaatgtgatatatgccagcaatgcccctctgccatgtacattggccaaactggacagtctctacataaaagaataaatgcgCACAAATCTGACgtccagaattataacattcaaaaaccagtcggagaacacttcaatctctttggtcactcgattacagacctaagagtggcaattcttcaacaaaaaaacttcagaaacagactccaaggagagactgcagaattggaattaatttgcaaactggatacaattaacttaggcttgaataaagactgggactggatgtgtcattacacaaagtaaaactatttccccttgtttatttccctccctactgttcttgtcaggtgctggaaatggcctaccttgattatcactacaaaaggttcccccccaccaaaCCCctactctcccgctggtaatagctcacctttcctgatcactcttgttacagtctgtatggtaacatccattgtttcatgttctctgtgtatataaaatctccccactatattttccactgtatgaatccgatggagtgagctgtagctcacgaaagcttatgctctaataaattggttagtctctaaggtgccacaagtactccttttcttttttggactTTTAAACTCCCTTTATTCATCTGTgaatgtgagagagagaatttcaggTTGAAAAGTCAACCTTTAATACACACAGAAATGCACACATCTCCTTAGCTGCTCAGAGGGAGATTCCAATTACccctatgccctggtctacactaggactttaggtcgaatttagcaacgttaaatcgatttaaacctgcacccgtccacacagtgaagccctttatttcgacttaaagggctcttaaaatcgatttccttactccacccctgacaagtggattagcgcttaaatcgacgttcccagctcgaatttggggtactgtggacacaattcgatggtattggcctccgggagctatcccagagtgctccattctgaccgctctggacagcactctcaactcagatgcactggccaggtagacaggaaaagaaccgcgaacttttgaatctcatttcctgtttggccagcgtggcaagctgcaggtgaccatgatggagtcccagaatcgcaaaagagctccagcatggaccgaacgggaggtacgggatctgatcgctgtttggggagaggaatccgtgctatcagaactccgttccagttttcgaaatgccaaaacctttgtgaaaatctcccagggcatgaaggacagaggccataacagggacccgaagcagtgccgcgtgaaactgaaggagctgaggcaagcctaccagaaaaccagagaggcgaacagccgctctgggtcagagccccaaacatgccgcttctatgatgagctgcatgccattttagggggttcagccaccactaccccagccgtgttgtttgactccttcaatggagatggaggcaatacggaagcaggttttggggacgaagaagatgaggaggaggaggaggttgtagatagctcacagcaagcaagcggagaaaccggttttcccgacagccaggaattgtttctcaccctagacctggagccagtaccccccgaacccacccaaggctgcctcctggacccagcaggcggagaagggacctctggtgagtgtaccttttaaaatgctatacatggtttaaaagcaagcatgtgaaaggattactttgccctggcatttgtggttctcctagatgtagtcctaaagcctttgcaaaaggtttctggggagggcagccttatttcgtccttcatggtaggacactttatcactccaggccagtaacacatactcgggaatcactgtagaacaaagcattgcagtgtatgtttgctggcattcaaccaaaatccgttctctctctctctgtgttatcctcaggagagtgagatataattcatggtcacctggttgaaatagggtgcttttcttcagggacactcagtatagcccattcctgctgggctgtttgcctgtggctgaacagaaatgttccccgctgttagccacagggaggggggaaggttgagggggtagtcacgcggtgggaggaggcaaaaatgcgaccttgtaacgaaagcacatgtgctatgtatgtaatgttaacagcaaggtttaccctgaaagagtgtagccactgttttataaaatgtgtctttttaaatactgctgtccctttttttttctccaccagctggatgtgtttcaatgatcacaggatcttctccttcccagaggctagtgaagcttagaaagaaaaaaaaacgcactcgcgatgaaatgttctccgagctcatgctgtcctcccacactgacagagcacagacgaatgcgtggaggcaaataatgtcagagtgcaggaaagcacaaaatgaccgggaggagaggtggagggctgaagagagtaagtggcgggctgaagacagggctgaagctcaaatgtggcggcagcgtgatgagaggaggcaggattcaatgctgaggctgctggaggaccaaaccagaatgctccagtgtatggttgagctgcagcaaaggcagctggagcacagactgccactgctgcccctgtgtaaccaaccgccctcctccccaagttccatagcctccacacccagacgcccaagaacgcggtgggggggcctccagccaaccagccactccacaacagaggattgcccaaaaaaaagaaggctgtcattcaataaattttaaagttgtaaacttttaaagtgctgtgcttaaagtgctgtgtggcattttccttccctcctccaccacccctcctgggataccttggtagtcatctccctatttgtgtgatgaatgaataacgaatgcatgactgtgaagcagcaatgactttattgcctctgcaagcggtgattaaagggaggaggggagggtggttagcttacagggaagtagagtgaaccaaggggcggggggtttcatcaaggagaaacaaacagaactttcacactgtagcctggccagtcatgaaactggttttcaaagcttctctgatgcgtaccgcgccctcctgagctcttctaaccgccctggtgtctggctgcgcgtaaccagcagctaggcgatttgcctcaacctcccaccccgccataaacgtctcccccttactctcacagatattgtggagcacacagcaagcagtaataacagtgggaatattggtttcgctgaggtctaagcgagtcagtaaactgcgccagcgcgcctttaaacgtccaaatgcacattctaccaccattctgcacttgctcagcctgtagttgaacagctcctgaccactgtccaggctgcctgtgtacggcttcatgagccatggcattaaggggtaggctgggtccccaaggatacatataggcatttcaacatccccaacagttattttctggtctgggaagaaagtcccttcctgcagcttttgaaacagaccagagttcctgaagatgcgagcgtcatgcacctttcccggccatcccacgttgatgttggtgaaacatcccttgtgatccaccagagcttgcagcactatcgaaaagtaccccttgcggtttatgtactcaccggcttggtgctccggtgccaagatagggatatgggttccgtctatagccccaccacagttagggaatcccattgcagcaaagccatccactatgacctgcacatttcccagggtcactacccttgatatcagcagatctttgattgcgtgagctacttgcatcacagcagcccccacagtagatttgcccactccaaattgattcccaactgaccggtagctgtctggcgttgcaagcttccacagggctatcgccactcgcttctcaactgtgagggctgctctcatcctggtattcatgcgcttcagggcaggggaaagcaagtcacaaagttccatgaaagtgcccttacgcatgcgaaagtttcgcagccactgggaatcgtcccagacctgcaacactatgcggtcccaccagtctgtgcttgtttcccgagcccagaatcggcgttccacagcatgaacctgccccattagcaccatgatgcatgcattggcagggcccatgctttcagagaaatctgtgtccatgtcctgatcgctcacgggaccgtgctgacgtcgcctcctcgcccggtatcgcgttgccatgttctggtgctgcatatactgctggataatgcgtgtggtggttgatgtgctcctaattgccaaaatgagctcagcggcctccatgcttgccttggtatggcgtccgcacagaaaaaaggcgcggaacgattgtctgccgttgctctgacggagggaggggcaactgacgacacggcttacagggttggcttcagggagctaaaatcaacaaagggtgtgcctgtacatcaaggagtatttcaggcaggactgcacggagggttccaataagaaatggtgcaccaaagttatcgttgttattggaacaaggaggttagcctggcctctgattgatacatggctagattaacctcgctgcgccttctctgtgactgactgcagtgtgatctagacaggggaggaggaaaatgagtacaaaacaaatctggtctatttcttgttctgacccactccatctatcctttacatctttggctggcagcagacaaaaaaggcgcgaaatgattgtctgcccttgctttcacggggggagggagggtgggaacggggtcctgacgatatgtacccagaaccacccgcgacaatgttttaaccccatcaggcattgggatatcaacccagaattccaatgggcagcggagactgcgggaactgtgggatagctacccacagtgcaacgctccggaagtcgacgcttgcctcggtactgtggaagcgctccgccgagttaatgcacttaatgcacttagagcattttctgtggggacacacacactcgaatatataaaaccgatttcaaaaaaaccgacttctataaattcgacctaattttgtagtgtagacataccctaagagaggAAATGGAAGGCAGTTCCCCATGTATTGTCTCAACCTAGCAGCAACACTTCTCTGCCTTCTGCTCCCTTGAGCTTTCTTGGTCTGGGACCTAGCAACACCATTTCTCTGACTCCTTCTTTCCACTGCTCTGGGACCGTCTGTGAAGTCAGCCCCCAGGCTCTCACGCACAGCTTCCCTACGTGCACAGCCCTGAAAATCAGAGTATTGGAGGAGTTGCTCTTATTATCATGACAGCTTCTCCTGCACGTGCCAAAATCCTGCAGGAGGACTTGCAATCAATTCATGAGAGTTTAGCAGGGGGAGCTGCCATCCAATCCCCCCCATCACTGTGTTTTGCACCCCCTCAGGCTTCCTCTGGCTCTCACATCCCCTTGCAACTGTAAATCTGCCTCTTGCTCCACCCACGGCCCTGTTCCACCTCACTCACCCCATTCACAGTGGCTGTGCTAGTCCTCTCGGTCCCTGTGTCCCGTCTAGCCGCTTGAACTATAGAGTCATGGCTAGTTTGCCTGTGGACATGGATTCCTTCCATTCAATTAAACAGTGGGAGGTGGTAGCCAATTTTACTAAGGGCAGCCTAGCTTTCACCTGCACACTAACTATAGGGAAATGGTGGCCATCTTGCAGACTTCAGGCCCACTGACAGTAATAGGAAATGGTGGCCATTTTGTTTATGGGAAAATTTACAAGTTTAAAAATGGCTGATGATTGACCCTGGTGatagtctaaacaaaaagagctGTCAGCCAGGCTTGCCGAGGTTTCCCTTGCTGCACACTGACAACAGATATTCTAGGCTTCTGAGTGGCAATCCTGAAATCTTATTATATAGATACTAATGTTACAAGGTCACTGAGGTTAGATTGTAACCAATCTAAAAATTGCTACAATATCCAGTGGATAGAAAGAGTGGAATAAGATGAGGTGGTGTTCCTCCAACTGCCAAAAAGCGATGGAGAGCACTGCTCATCCATGCCAGGGAGAGGAGCAGCAGCTACTGCTGCTGTTAGCAAAACAGGCCCAATTTCAATTGAGTCCTATAAGtgctactttaatacaaataattagggctgtcaattaatcagttaactcacatgattaactcaaaattaattgtgattaaaagaattgcaattaatcagttttaatcacattattaaacaatagaataccaattgaaatttattaaatatttttatagcttttctacattttcaaatatattgatttcaattacaacacagaatacagtgtacactgctcactttatagtatttttcatttttacagtgcaaatatttgtaacaaaagaaatagtatttttcaattcacctcatacatgtactgtagttcagtctctttatcgtga
Coding sequences within:
- the LOC140916968 gene encoding uncharacterized protein; this translates as MMESQNRKRAPAWTEREVRDLIAVWGEESVLSELRSSFRNAKTFVKISQGMKDRGHNRDPKQCRVKLKELRQAYQKTREANSRSGSEPQTCRFYDELHAILGGSATTTPAVLFDSFNGDGGNTEAGFGDEEDEEEEEVVDSSQQASGETGFPDSQELFLTLDLEPVPPEPTQGCLLDPAGGEGTSAGCVSMITGSSPSQRLVKLRKKKKRTRDEMFSELMLSSHTDRAQTNAWRQIMSECRKAQNDREERWRAEESKWRAEDRAEAQMWRQRDERRQDSMLRLLEDQTRMLQCMVELQQRQLEHRLPLLPLCNQPPSSPSSIASTPRRPRTRWGGLQPTSHSTTEDCPKKRRLSFNKF